In Gossypium arboreum isolate Shixiya-1 chromosome 5, ASM2569848v2, whole genome shotgun sequence, a single genomic region encodes these proteins:
- the LOC108450467 gene encoding uncharacterized protein LOC108450467 isoform X2, which produces MRMEGKRISLDTPRNGKSKVLDPAFSAFLVQLPSKLQNCLKSQLKRLAKDGARIKPLNSFLEKKNGSSSGLQINLEKQLQAWRENPSWVNPPPEIEEVISRKVLIDEGQRQVVEVEQAAWWRFLWWSGTISVHVLVDQNREDYSMRFRQMSTGFMKKFEGYWRVEPFFVDEKTCFPFKPKTWAEYCSCTGGKGRIGSKVSLDQLIQPAIAPPPPISWYLSGIPAKTTEMLINDLLAEADRLKGGRDLEISEELQLLKDIGGHHHQLEQVPDIKERWKSHRRNRKLSRHRRKLLTEESSSS; this is translated from the exons ATGAGAATGGAAGGGAAAAGAATAAGCTTAGATACTCCGAGGAATGGAAAATCCAAGGTTCTTGATCCAGCATTTTCTGCTTTTTTAGTTCAACTTCCGAGCAAACTTCAAAACTGCCTTAAG TCACAGCTCAAGAGATTAGCCAAAGATGGTGCCAGAATAAAACCGTTGAACTCTTTTCTTGAGAAGAAGAACGGTTCATCTTCCGGATTGCAGATCAATCTAGAGAAACAATTGCAAGCTTGGAGAGAAAATCCTTCATGGGTTAATCCACCTCCAGAAATAGAG GAAGTGATATCAAGAAAGGTTTTAATCGATGAAGGTCAAAGACAGGTGGTTGAAGTGGAACAAGCAGCTTGGTGGAGATTCCTTTGGTGGTCAGGAACCATCTCAGTTCATGTTCTAGTGGATCAAAACAGAGAAGATTACTCG ATGAGGTTCAGGCAAATGAGCACCGGATTCATGAAAAAATTCGAAGGTTACTGGCGAGTCGAACCTTTTTTTGTCGATGAGAAAACCTGTTTTCCTTTCAAACCTAAAACATGGGCGGAGTATTGTTCGTGTACTGGAGGTAAAGGAAGGATTGGATCAAAGGTGAGCTTAGACCAACTAATTCAACCAGCCATTGCACCTCCTCCGCCCATTTCATGGTATCTAAGTGGAATACCTGCAAAAACCACTGAGATGCTTATAAATGATCTACTTGCCGAGGCCGACCGACTCAAGGGCGGCCGTGACTTGGAAATTTCAGAGGAGCTTCAGTTATTGAAGGACATAGGTGGACACCATCACCAACTCGAGCAGGTCCCTGACATTAAAGAAAGATGGAAGTCACATAGGAGAAACAGGAAGCTATCGCGGCATCGTAGGAAGCTGTTGACGGAGGAATCCTCGAGTTCTTGA
- the LOC108450467 gene encoding uncharacterized protein LOC108450467 isoform X1 gives MRMEGKRISLDTPRNGKSKVLDPAFSAFLVQLPSKLQNCLKSQLKRLAKDGARIKPLNSFLEKKNGSSSGLQINLEKQLQAWRENPSWVNPPPEIEVSVAKGSLCYLKATIDVGLPPDAVYNIVTDPDNRRVFKNVKEVISRKVLIDEGQRQVVEVEQAAWWRFLWWSGTISVHVLVDQNREDYSMRFRQMSTGFMKKFEGYWRVEPFFVDEKTCFPFKPKTWAEYCSCTGGKGRIGSKVSLDQLIQPAIAPPPPISWYLSGIPAKTTEMLINDLLAEADRLKGGRDLEISEELQLLKDIGGHHHQLEQVPDIKERWKSHRRNRKLSRHRRKLLTEESSSS, from the exons ATGAGAATGGAAGGGAAAAGAATAAGCTTAGATACTCCGAGGAATGGAAAATCCAAGGTTCTTGATCCAGCATTTTCTGCTTTTTTAGTTCAACTTCCGAGCAAACTTCAAAACTGCCTTAAG TCACAGCTCAAGAGATTAGCCAAAGATGGTGCCAGAATAAAACCGTTGAACTCTTTTCTTGAGAAGAAGAACGGTTCATCTTCCGGATTGCAGATCAATCTAGAGAAACAATTGCAAGCTTGGAGAGAAAATCCTTCATGGGTTAATCCACCTCCAGAAATAGAG GTCAGTGTAGCAAAAGGTTCCCTTTGCTACCTTAAGGCAACAATCGATGTCGGGTTGCCCCCTGATGCTGTGTATAATATTGTCACTGATCCTGATAACCGGAGAGTTTTCAAAAACGTTAAG GAAGTGATATCAAGAAAGGTTTTAATCGATGAAGGTCAAAGACAGGTGGTTGAAGTGGAACAAGCAGCTTGGTGGAGATTCCTTTGGTGGTCAGGAACCATCTCAGTTCATGTTCTAGTGGATCAAAACAGAGAAGATTACTCG ATGAGGTTCAGGCAAATGAGCACCGGATTCATGAAAAAATTCGAAGGTTACTGGCGAGTCGAACCTTTTTTTGTCGATGAGAAAACCTGTTTTCCTTTCAAACCTAAAACATGGGCGGAGTATTGTTCGTGTACTGGAGGTAAAGGAAGGATTGGATCAAAGGTGAGCTTAGACCAACTAATTCAACCAGCCATTGCACCTCCTCCGCCCATTTCATGGTATCTAAGTGGAATACCTGCAAAAACCACTGAGATGCTTATAAATGATCTACTTGCCGAGGCCGACCGACTCAAGGGCGGCCGTGACTTGGAAATTTCAGAGGAGCTTCAGTTATTGAAGGACATAGGTGGACACCATCACCAACTCGAGCAGGTCCCTGACATTAAAGAAAGATGGAAGTCACATAGGAGAAACAGGAAGCTATCGCGGCATCGTAGGAAGCTGTTGACGGAGGAATCCTCGAGTTCTTGA
- the LOC128292674 gene encoding ATP synthase subunit alpha, chloroplastic-like, which yields MVTIRADEISNIICERIEQYNREVKIVNTGTVLQVGDGIARIHGLDEVMAGELVEFEEGTIGIALNLESNNVGVVLMGDGLMIQEGSFIKVTGKIAQIPVSEAYLTILLFYTSIL from the coding sequence ATGGTAACTATTAGAGCCGACGAAATTAGTAATATTATTTGTGAACGTATTGAGCAATATAATAGAGAAGTAAAGATTGTAAATACTGGTACCGTCCTTCAAGTGGGCGACGGCATTGCTCGTATTCATGGTCTTGATGAAGTAATGGCAGGTGAATTAGTAGAATTTGAAGAGGGTACCATAGGCATTGCCCTAAATTTAGAATCAAATAATGTTGGTGTTGTATTAATGGGTGACGGTTTGATGATACAAGAGGGAAGTTTTATAAAAGTAACAGGAAAAATTGCTCAGATACCAGTGAGTGAGGCTTATTTGACCATACTTCTATTTTATACTTCTATTTTATAA